In the genome of Engraulis encrasicolus isolate BLACKSEA-1 chromosome 21, IST_EnEncr_1.0, whole genome shotgun sequence, the window AACCTCTAAAGGTTCTATGAGAAACCATAACTAATTTGTCACCTATACATTAGAACGTtcaggttcctcagagaacctgTTTCCCCCGCAGTGGcaactgagggttttttttaactggACTATGTCATTACATTAGATCTGAAGTCCAAAATACATATCTAAATCCATTACATTAAAATTTGATGGGAAGAAGGGCTTACTTGGATCAAAAATGTGCACCATAGCCACACGCTACATCTGCCAGCATTTTCATCTTATGCAATAAATTCTCAAGTGAATCTCAACCTTACAACCTTATGCTGTCAATCATTGAAGCCTGCACATGCGCATGCCACACATCAACGTGTCCCCATGAAATAGTGTTGTCCATATTCCCCCAAAAAATGGTGGCACTCAACATATGGCAACATCCATGGAACAGAACTTAAGTGCCCCTGGCAAAGATGGAGtttgggagggtttttttttatctcatcaAACTATATAGGATAAGACTATTCTGCCATATAAAGGCAAAATAtttagtcaaaattgagttaataTAATGAAAATAGTCCTCATAAGACCTCCTTTAccttgtgacaaagtcttatggtccaaatgtgtcctgtttcagaaatattgctatgtcaaattttcaGTAATCTAATCAAATCCAATACCAActggctttgaaggcctttttctcagttttaatgtagttactgcacttcgcctttgtagggcagtattgtacaTTTgatgcaattgcctagtttgcttgcctggctgTGACAGGCCTTCCTGATTGACAGTGTATTTCCTGGCTTGAAAGCCTTCTTCCCCTCAACTTTCTGTGGTCATAAATGATCCATCTCTGCAACTCCCCATTTGCTCCTCTGTGCGTCTGTGACCTCCAGGCATCTTCACGGCCCCAGTCAAGGGCGTCTACTTCTTCACCTTCAGCACGTTCGGCTACAGCAAGTTCCTGAGCGGCGCCATCCTCACAAAGAACAAGGAGTACATGGTCTCCAGCTACGAGCCGCTCTCCGAGGGCCGCTCCGGCGACACTGGCGGCAACTCCGTGATCCTGACGCTGGAGGCCGGGGAGCAGGTGTACATGAGGATGTGGGAGAACTCGCAGCTGTTCGACAACCTCAACGGCCACACCACGTTCAGCGGCTTCCTGCTGTTCCCGTTGTAGATGGCACAGgagctaagtattcattatgactgggaaaattgcacttttcatagatgaaaaggaGAATCTTCTCTGCCATTTTCAAtgtccagaaataaacatttttagctgcaaaatataCTGGACATAGGTCATACTACCAaacacatattagtttattatttagtaaatattaatgacaatatcaaatttgacaataggcagtagtttcaatgagcagcatatttgcaaaacctactctggccaccatcagtgtacctttaaacagtAGCTTAAAATTAATTTAGGCACATGACGACAGAGTATTATCATCTGAAGCTTGGCCATCAGCCAGTACTCAATCCTTCTCTATGACTTCTTTTAATATATAAAGCTAAGATGACCATTTTTATCGAAATGCACTTGACCAGTATTTGAATCATCATATAATTCATATCAATCATAtagaataaagtgttacctgttttACTAAGCCTGTCTGTAAGTGTTTATGCCTACTGGTATCCCCTTCAATGTGAATGCTATGTATATAATAGGCCTTCATGTGTTCTTCCAATGACATAACTGGTGGTCATATTATTTTTCCTAATCACACCCTATAATCCTGTCAAATTGAGGAGCTTGCAAAAAAGATAGATCATAATCGAGGTGCCCTTGCACATTCTAAAGACATCTCTTTTTCCAAAAAATCCATTTAAATTATTTCATTTTAGAGAAGCATTGGGGACAATTGGAGCTGGGTTAATGTTATCAGAGTTTTCCTTACACGTTTCGCTTCAACATTGTCTGCATGCACAGGGGCAGACTTGACAGAATTGATCCGTgctcaaaaacaaaacagtgaatGATAAGAATATGGTATTTATTCACGTTTGGAAGTGAAAAGGTATATCACATCTTGGAAAGGAACCCTTGAAGTCATTTGCAAAGTCCATAATTTTATATGGTGAGAATGCAGCTCACAATATTTCATGGTCTAAACCACAACAacccatgccaacacacacactctctctctctctcacacacacacacacacacacacacacacacacacacacacacacacacacacacacacacacacacacacacacacacatatgcacgcaggcacacacacaatgatacaaTGGTTTGTTGAGAAGTTACAGTAAAGGGCAGATGCTTGTCAAGACAGGAACAAGTCCTTGGAATCCAGGACCTATAGGCCTATCTAAGTCATGTTTTCTTTTGACATGAAGGCCCTTATTAAATGTCTTATTAAACATCATTAGGCGTATGAAACAAAATATGAATTAAATTCCCATTACTGTTTTGACCTGAACCACTAACAGACTCTCAGGTGTCATGATCTGTATCTGTTCATGCATTTGATAGGTGAAATGCAGATTATGTACACAGGTACATTTCCTGGTGAGCACTCCTTTGTTTTGCATTGCCAACAAGGTTGACTTTCATTATTCCATGTTATGGCACAATTTAGAATCACTGACAAAATGACACTGCATGTTGCCAAGGACAACGTATGTCTGAATATGAAAAACCTAGATAGTTTAACCCTGACACTACCCctgtaccagaatggcaatgaccaagtcgtcgtaatgtattacttaatgccctgtgcactgtcatagtggtgtagtactgtggtagttacatttttcAGTGACTAGGCCTATTACACGTCCCAGTGTCTGGTAAGGGGGTCTACAGAACATTTTTTTCTGCTCTTAAGCTTTATTATggaatttagagagagagagagagagagaatcgacaTTGgacattgactgttaaaaagggcagcggctgctttaagaaggcggagactcagcagggacatcagagcgcacagaaagtataaccagatgatttaacctgctcgctgtcctgacaatgtcaggagtcacaacacgaaatgaattcagtttgccaaagttttatatcacacgcgactatcgcggtacgttacatgagcatatctcactgcgtggcaaatgcgctgaactcaaccgatcgcaacacaaacttagcgagagtagttctagacattgaccgtttgagtttgacagtcagtcttcaaaatgcatttacagtaggctatcgcaCGGAATGTTTGAAACAGTTTGTGTTGTTGCTTGAGTTCCATGCGGTGCGTGAGGTAGACGTcccaaacgactagattgaacatgcgcacaatttcataaatcaatccgcggaccatgtgtgtgccgaaccgaaatgattggtccgaacggaccacggatcaatgatgatccgttgcgccactacaaaccaatgtaaacaaaccatgccccaTTTAGAATGGCCAGGACCTTGGAAAagctgaacaaacaaacaaacaaaaaaactgtcctatctcaaaCTAGAAGCACTTAGAGagcacagacctccgccaaggaagttgctttatagaacatttgactatgttacaccctctctttctgccttcttcgTGGAGTTAGAAagtggaatgttttgccctggcccgcaactcaatttgcggtcactaggggtgtctagatttataggcaagCAATGGTAaataatctttaaaaaggtcctggttctggttcatgatccggatcaccaccagaatttaatcacttattccttgggtcattaccaacaactccacaaagtttcttccaaatccgttgattagtttttgagttatcctgctgacagattctttcaaaaggtcctggttctggttcttaatccggatcaccaccagaatttaatcacatTAATCAATCTGTTCATtaatttttgagttatcctgctgacaaacaaacaaacagaaaaacagacagacagacgaacagaccaACCAACGCGACCGCAAACATTAAAGGAATAACAGGGAAATCATAAAGGAGTGAGTAGAAATCCGCTGAAGGTGCAATACTTGTAGCGGTCATCTGTGGAAATCCAGGAGTTGATCCACAGGCGCATGAAGACTGGATCCCCGACCTCAAGCTCCAGAACAACGCCATTGGAAACGGTGTCATCCCCGTCTCCAGActtaggaagagagaaaaaacacttaATTGATAATGAGGTGCcggtttatgtgtgtatgttgtccAGAACAATATactgtaaacatatagcacacatttaCCTGTACATTCGGCATCAGCATATATTGTTaaaatacacatttacacataggcctatcaaCACGCAGTATGTTAACATCACACATTTAAAGACACATGCagggtttgtgtgcctgtgtgtccttGTGGTAAAAGGGCAATTTGTGAGGAAATCCATTATCATCAAAATATTTATAATCAGAAATTTACAGAAATGGTCTGGCTAGTGGGAGGGGGAAGGGTATGCACTCCCTCTGTGTATAGTAGATTTTCTGCATGCATTAGATTTCAAAATGGAAGAAAAATACAACACACATACGTATCACACACATATCCAAGTCTGTAAAAACTTCACTCATTTATAGACTTCATACTTTTATTTATTCAAGATGTACTGACTGACTTGTAGTTGTAGGAGGCTACGATGTGTGTACTTCCCTTGAAGATGCTCAGACCCATATTTTCACTTGAGAAGGCACGTCCAGAGTATCGAAAATAATACAATCCCTTCACTGGGGCAGTGAAGATGCCTGTTTAAATGGACAGATTACCTCATGTTAACACTGTAGATACCAAATGAGTGGATGTTCATAAACTAATAACCAGTTAACTGACTGAACTTTGGATAAAGCATTGCTAATCCACAAATATTATGACAAATTTAACACGAAGAGAGCAAATGTATTATTTAATCTATTGTATCATATACAGTAAAAGCTGTACCTGTATCTGCATTGTAAGCACTGCCAAGGTTTGTGATGACCGTTGGAAAAATGAGGTTTGTCTCGACATTGAAGGGTCCATGGTGCAGACTGCTTCTGTTGGGGCCCAAGATTGCAGCACTGAAAGCCACCTTTCTGGCTGTTAAAGTCAAAgttaaagtcacacacacacacaacacacacacgcacacacacacgtttagtgATGGCGGTAGAtatcgtagtagtagtagtagtagtagtagtagtagtagcagtagcagtagcaatagtaggctactgtatttgtaatgtacagtaattgtATTATCCATTGTGGAGgaaaataatagtagtagtaatggcAGCACTACTTGCAATTAGACAAGTACCTGTCATTAACCAATTACTAACCAATACGAATGATTATCACTTATATCTGAACACAAACGTCACTCTAcctgctctctcttgctccagTTCTGCCTGGGTGGCGTCGAGTCTGGTCGTGAGGCCCTGCACAAGCGACCGCAGCTCCTTGAGTTCTGTGTAGATGTTCACGGTGGAGCACTGATCACCGCTTTCTGACCCCTGGCCATTACATGTGTACATCAATGTCACCAGTAGGAGTATCACAACTTCCTTCTCCATTTTCAAATCTGGATCTGTTGTTGTCTCTCGACCTGCTTTGCCTTATATATAACCAGTCTTATATAAACCAGACAGTCAATTATTAACTAGATGTTAGACCGATCAAGAGAGAAGTATTGAACCGtacaatacacaaaacacacccatAGTGCTGAACTTTCGCAATTACAGAATTTCCTTTTTGTCATTGGCAGCAGGCAGGCAAAGGTCAATGGAGGCAGAGTTTTTATCTCTGTAAATGTCACAGAGCAAGTTTTTGTACTTCCTTGCCTTCATATCAGATGTCAACCTTAATCCCACAATCTGTGACCAGAGATTCTGTGTTTTCAAGGGATGTCTGCCACTCTTCAGTTGAGTGTCAGCATCAAGCCTGACTTGTGTGAACTTAATACAGTGTGTCAAAAACGTGAATACAACCCTTACATTTCTGCaatttttttaattacatttttgagtTACATTTCCTCATGCAACACTGAAGAAATTACACTTTATTCAGTGTAGTCAATGTACAAATTGTATAACAGTGTTAATGTATTGTTCACTCAAAAACACTCAGACACATATACAGCCACATCACATACACAGCCATTGATGTCTAAGCCACTGGCAACAGATTCAGTACACCCCTGAGGGGAAAACGCATGCAGAAAATAACATCACCACATAAGAAATTCATAGACCCATCAACTCACAGTGTAATTGCTAGCCCGATGTTTTAGTTAACTAATATTCTCAATTAAATCTGGAAAATACTTGAATCACTCACATACTACAAGTGCCCAAGAAACAACTGAATGTGACCAGGGATGGAGACAGAGGGTATCAGTTCTGGGCCCAGAGATAGGGGGAGCCAAGaagtgggtcctcattgcattgtatactGGATGGGGgtcccctttcagatggctttttcctaggcccggcaaaagctgtcagcaagtTTTATTTTTATGAAGAGATAGATCCCACCCAAAAGCAACATGTGGCACATCTGTCACACAgagaaataataaacaataacaattactacgtttacatgatgtttttaattccgaatgaataattccgaattaaatagttgcgtcaaatttactttgatcttgcctttaattccgaattaagaggtgtttacatgacgttttcaaagtggaattaagctttattcagaattaaatggagttcattcagaatgaaatgtctcatgtaaacgtagccattggcATAACTGCTGTAGGAATTAATTCAATGACTTGGTTGTGGAAATCACAAAGGAGTGAGTAGAAATCCACTGAAGGTGCTATACTTGTAGCGGTCATCTGTGGAAATCCAGGAGTTGATCCACAGGTGCATGTAGACTGGATCCCCGACCTCAAGCTCCAGAACAACGCCATTGGAAACGGTGTCATCCCTGTCTCCAGACTTAGAAGTACAGAGGAAACACTTTATTGATTACCAGgtgctggtgtatgtgtgtatggtatcCAGGGGCAtttgcacatacagtagtacTCCCTCGGTATGTATAAAAACTAGTTGACTTTTGCATGCATTATACttcaaaaaggcaaaaaaaaatatcATATAGCACTTCAGCtgtcagcacatacacacatacgtatggtATCACACATATCCAAGTCTGCAAAGCTATATCACTCATTTATACATTTTACTTTTATTCATTCAACAAGTACTTACAGAATTGTAGTTGTAGGAGGACACGATGCGTGAACTTCCCTTGAAGATACTCAGGCCCATGTCATAATTTTGGAAGGCACGTCCAGAGTATCGGAAATAATACAATCCCTTCACCGGCGCAGTGAAGATGCCTGTTTAAATGGACAGGTTAACTCATGTTAACACTGTAGATATCAAATGCCTGATAACGTCAAATGCATGATAACACTAATAACCAACTGTCCAACTGTTTGGACTTAAACATCTCTTTGGAAAAAAAATGCTAACCAGGAAATATTATAATAATAcatgttaaatacaatagagcaACTTTGTTTAATCTGTTGTATCATATAAAAGCCATACCTGTATCAGCATTGTAAGCATTGCCAAGGTTTGTGATGACTGTTGGAAAAATGAGGTTTGTTTCGGCATTGAAGGGTCCATGGTGCGAATTACTACTGGTGGCCCCCAAGATTGCAGCAGTGAAAGCCACCTTTTTCGCTGTTTAATtaaagttaaacacacacacacacacacacacacacacacacacacacacacacacacacacacacacacacgtttagtgATGGCAGCATCattgtagaagtagtagtagcagtagtagtaatcgTAGTAGTAGTTGCAGCAATAGTAATGTCAGTAATTGTAATATCCATTGTGGAggaaataatagtagtaatactaGTGGTAGTACTAGCACTGGCTATAAGACAATTACCTAGAAGCCTAGAAGGTTTTAAATGGGCTTTGAAAAAATGGTTTAGAGATCAGTCAGTGTAGTATTTTACTTTAAGTGGAAagaatatgtgttatgtgtatgctatgtatttaatgtgttatagtttggtcccagtgctactcttgtcattttaacaactgctgccattaacaccactaaacaccaaggaccacaatggaaataagctttcgagctttattgtgatatcctgactctctgtttttttttaatttaagtatgtggtgcggtttatattaaactcaatcatgtatttattttatttatatggactgaagatgtcaaataaaatcattcattcattcattcacctatTATTAGCCAATTACTAACGAATGAATATCACTTATATTTGAACACAAACGTCACTCTACCTGCTCTCTCCAGCTCCAGTTCTGCCTGGGTGGCGTCGAGTCTGGTCGTGAGGCCCTGCACAAGCGACCGCAGCTCCTTAAGTTCTGTGTAGATGTTCACAGAGGAGCACTGATCTCTGCTTTCTGACccctgtgtgcatccatgtgatgTGTGCATCCATGCCACCAGTAGGAGTATCACAACTGCCCTCTCCATTTTCAAGTCTGGATCTGTTGTTGTCTCTCGACCTGCTTTGCCTTATATACTCAGGTCAAGGTAAGTGGATGAACTGGATTGACTACTTTAGATGTATGACCTACACAGgggcgcatttctcgaaaccaaaggtgcttactacattagctactttgttgttttcaatgcattttcccattggcaactaccaaagttgctaacaggctaacaacttcccttttgagaaatgcaccccagtacaggtattgacacagcacacaaaaacatCCTCTGAGGTAATTCTGAACTTTCACAATTACGGAATTTcccgtttttttcacattcacaaggCAAAGgtcaatcactacgtttacatgagacatttaattcagaattaactcactttaattctgaataaagcttaatttcgctttgaaaatgtcatgtataaacctcacaattcggaatttaatgaaagatcaaagtaaattccattgaactatttaattctgaattattaaaatACTTTTGACAACCTTAACCCCACATTAATCCCACTGCCTAACACTCTCAGGGAATATCAATGTCAGACCTGACTTCTGTGAACCTTAAAGAGTGTCACAAAATACACCCCTCAAATTTCTGCAAAGTTTTAGTAATATATTTGCATACGACAACACAGAAGAAATTACATTTTGATACAACACAAAATAGTCAGTGTACAGCTtacataaggggtcttacacaccaaggcggtaaagcgtcgcggaacggccgcgttttttaccggcgtcggtgaaaatacattgaaacctatctgtccttacacaccaaccggcggtagtcgggcgtcagcggcgcgggagccggctccgcgccgcgctgcatttggaaaatagaactccagcgtatttttcacgccggcaaccggcggtgtctcattcaaatgaatggcaaagtagcacgctagctttagctgtggggagggttttgaacaggactggccgcgcacgccgacgctgtcagtgtgcaaggcagagaaaagcacgccggccaaaactaagcagaaagaccgcgtccgtcctgcgaccgttccgttccgccttggtatgttttggccctaacagtGTAAATGTATTGTTCACTCAAAAtcactcaatataggcctacacagtatactagcctggttcctatcagacctctgtgtgtttgagctctggtGCCCCCTGGTGCCTTAATGTCTAAATTATTGGCAACAAAAGTGAGTATATGTCTGAAGGAAAATGGCATCCAACTCACACTGCAATTTGCTAGCCCTACGACATATGTTTTAGTttcatgaagaagaaaaaaacgcaACTAATATTCTCACTCAGGAAAATACTAGACAATCACAGTGACAAAGTATCAACTGAAAGTGAACCGGGAGGGAACAGAGGTAGGCAGAGGGTCCTTTATCCTGGGActtgggagagggggagacaagaagtgggtccatattacattgtatgcagggctgtagtggtaaaattagaggtgggtaaactatgattttttttgatcagacagaccgtgacgcgacgcaacaTGACGCGACGCAACGGGACGCAGCACAAAGCAaaggtgtcgcgaatctgtatggctgtcctggccatattccatgacattatcagttaaagtcatattaaatcaattaaatttcaaatttcaacagtaaagaaaagtatgtgtagagtaagaactatctaggctacagtagatatggtgtgtgtgtgtgtgtgtgtgtgtgtgtgtgtgtgtgtgtgtgtgtgtgtctcccctctcgcactacctgtttcttcatctcctatttcatcttCCTCTGTTTCCTTATTCTCTGTTGGTCCTCTTTCATTTCCTactctttcctcttctatctctatctGGTCTCCTGGTGTTTCTCCCctccctgtgatctctgcctcattgcctATAGGGCCtaccatcactgcctgaaaaaagtagagttgtggggctgagaacaccagttaaacagcctgccaattacactgacaacataagttttaaggatcactcatgtaggctataactacctatgtcagcataaatagcctatacagcatgtttttttgttatatggttttatatttagaaaatataagattgctaGTTTTTGTTTTACACTGCCAATTCAATGGCTGAAAAAAAATCATATAAGCCTTCATATAAATCGTatttttgcggtatttagaatgacaactgatcttttatttgatttgctatgaattcaccttgaagcacgagaacgtctcgtgctgaaaaattattgttgtaaaattacactggtggcatATTGCTTGCTTTCGTGATGTAGAATGACTAGCGGTGGGTGACGAGTGCaatacaaggatagcatgactacgcattagttgatctgaaagctcgttctgtcattgccataattcgttaagtcaaacttatttataaagcacatttaacgactcatgtaaattgatctctgtcagtcttagTTTGTACTTGAGGACATttggcatctgcggaagtggaagcactggatggtctcttcaaatatctcctaatatccatgatgattaactttgaacaggtagacaggcaggcaactacacaacgtgtagacCTAGTTTatatattccctggatcctgattggtgtcgccgccgcagccgaaaggcactgattggaaggtcacatacccgaatacagagcagatgaaaatgattcctactaaagcgttaagtatgttcaacaatattttttaaatgacaccaaatttattttggattattccaacggcagatcacaaggcgcagggaactttgacgtgcgtaattgccattaagagctgcgtaaacgcaattt includes:
- the LOC134437345 gene encoding complement C1q-like protein 4 produces the protein MEKEVVILLLVTLMYTCNGQGSESGDQCSTVNIYTELKELRSLVQGLTTRLDATQAELEQERAARKVAFSAAILGPNRSSLHHGPFNVETNLIFPTVITNLGSAYNADTGIFTAPVKGLYYFRYSGRAFSSENMGLSIFKGSTHIVASYNYKSSGDGDDTVSNGVVLELEVGDPVFMRLWINSWISTDDRYKYCTFSGFLLTPL
- the cbln11 gene encoding cerebellin 11 translates to MERAVVILLLVAWMHTSHGCTQGSESRDQCSSVNIYTELKELRSLVQGLTTRLDATQAELELERAAKKVAFTAAILGATSSNSHHGPFNAETNLIFPTVITNLGNAYNADTGIFTAPVKGLYYFRYSGRAFQNYDMGLSIFKGSSRIVSSYNYNSSGDRDDTVSNGVVLELEVGDPVYMHLWINSWISTDDRYKYSTFSGFLLTPL